A single region of the Triticum dicoccoides isolate Atlit2015 ecotype Zavitan chromosome 2B, WEW_v2.0, whole genome shotgun sequence genome encodes:
- the LOC119364587 gene encoding probably inactive leucine-rich repeat receptor-like protein kinase At5g06940, with amino-acid sequence MHRTSPAGRPAPSTSTSMATTGDACLPLLLLLLSPLIISSSSAAAVEAEAEQPVHDLLLSFKASLHDPAGALATWSSSTPYCNWSHVTCTDSSSSASSPVAVSLQLQGLGLSGDINATALCRVPGLAGLSLASNAFNQTVPLQLSRCASLAALNLSSGAFWGPLPEQLAALASLTSLDLSGNDIEGTVPPGLAALRALQVLDLRGNRLSGVLHPALFRNLTSLHYLDLSGNQFLESQLPPELGGMASLRWLFLQGSGFSGEIPETFLRLEQLEALDLSMNSLTGPVPPGFGLKFQKLLSLDLSRNGFSGPFPNGVDKCLMLQRFEVQGNAFTGELPAGLWSLPDLQVIRAENNRFSGRLPEFPGGVSRLEQVQVDSNSFSGAIPQSIGLIRTMYRFSASLNELNGSLPDNLCDSPAMSIINISHNAISGSIPDFKNCKRLVSLSLSSNGLTGTIPASLGDLPVLTYIDLSSNGLTGAIPAELQNLKLALLNVSYNRLSGRVPPELVSGLPAVFLEGNPGLCGPGLPSDCDAPLRKHQGLALAATVASFVTGLALLAVGVFAVCRRIRGNRPSSPWKLVLFHPIKITGEDLFAAFHDKNVIGRGAFGKVYLIVLQDGQKVAVKRLFSSAKLTFREVKNEMKALAKIRHKNIAKIAGFCYSEGEVSVIYEYFQRGSLQDMICAPKFAVGWNDRLKVALGVAQGLAYLHHDYTPRMLHRDLKSSNVLLADEFEPRVAGFGIHRVVGEKAYRSSLDSDLNDKCYIAPEQNFTKSPTNLMDVYSFGVILLELITGRPAEQPASKDCSDIVSWVRRRINLIDGASQILDPSIPHTEQQGMKAALELAVRCTSVKPDQRPDMYQVVRSLQAL; translated from the exons ATGCACCGCACCTCGCCGGCCGGCCGCCCGGCTCCCTCCACATCCACGTCCATGGCAACCACCGGCGACGCCTGCCTGcctctcctcctgctcctcctgtcGCCGCTGATCATCTCCTCGTCCTCAGCGGCAGCGGTGGAAGCAGAAGCAGAGCAGCCGGTACACGACCTCCTGCTTAGCTTCAAGGCCTCCCTGCACGACCCCGCCGGCGCCCTCGCCACCTGGTCCAGCTCCACGCCCTACTGCAACTGGTCGCACGTCACCTGCacggactcctcctcctccgcttctTCGCCCGTCGCCGTCTCGCTCCAGCTCCAGGGCCTCGGCCTCTCCGGCGACATCAACGCCACCGCGCTCTGCCgcgtcccgggcctcgccggccTCAGCCTCGCGTCCAACGCCTTCAACCAGACCGTCCCGCTGCAGCTCTCGCGCTGCGCCTCGCTCGCCGCCCTCAACCTCAGCTCCGGCGCCTTCTGGGGCCCGCTGCCGGAGCAGCTCGCGGCGCTCGCCTCTCTCACGTCGCTCGACCTTAGCGGCAACGACATCGAGGGGACCGTGCCGCCGGGCCTCGCCGCGCTGCGGGCGCTCCAGGTGCTCGACCTGCGCGGCAACCGCCTCTCCGGCGTGCTCCACCCGGCGCTCTTCCGCAACCTCACCAGCCTCCACTACCTGGACCTGTCCGGCAACCAGTTCTTGGAGTCCCAGCTGCCGCCGGAGCTCGGCGGGATGGCCAGCCTCAGGTGGCTCTTCTTGCAGGGGTCAGGGTTTAGCGGCGAGATACCCGAGACCTTCCTTAGGCTGGAGCAGCTGGAGGCTCTTGATCTGTCCATGAACAGCTTGACCGGACCCGTTCCTCCGGGGTTCGGCCTCAAGTTTCAGAAGCTGCTGTCCCTGGATTTGTCGCGCAATGGCTTCTCTGGGCCGTTCCCCAACGGCGTCGACAAGTGCCTCATGCTGCAGAGGTTCGAGGTGCAGGGCAACGCGTTCACCGGGGAGCTCCCCGCCGGCCTCTGGTCTCTGCCGGACTTGCAGGTCATCCGCGCCGAGAACAACCGCTTCTCCGGCCGGCTGCCCGAGTTCCCCGGCGGCGTGTCTCGGCTGGAGCAGGTTCAGGTTGACAGCAACAGCTTCTCCGGCGCGATACCTCAGAGCATCGGCCTGATCCGCACCATGTACCGCTTCTCCGCCTCACTGAACGAGCTCAACGGCAGCCTGCCGGACAACCTGTGCGACTCCCCGGCGATGAGCATCATCAACATCTCCCACAATGCCATCTCCGGCTCGATCCCCGACTTCAAGAACTGCAAGAGGCTGGTATCCTTGTCCTTGTCCAGCAACGGTCTCACCGGGACGATACCAGCCTCTCTTGGGGACTTGCCGGTGCTGACCTACATCGACCTGTCCAGCAATGGCCTCACCGGCGCCATTCCGGCAGAGCTCCAGAACCTGAAGCTTGCGTTGCTCAACGTCTCGTACAACCGGCTCTCCGGCCGCGTGCCTCCGGAGCTGGTCTCCGGCCTTCCCGCCGTGTTTCTTGAGGGGAACCCAGGCCTGTGCGGTCCAGGGTTGCCGAGCGATTGCGATGCGCCATTGAGAAAGCATCAGGGGCTAGCACTGGCTGCGACGGTGGCCTCCTTCGTTACAGGATTGGCTCTGTTGGCAGTAGGGGTGTTTGCAGTTTGCAGGAGGATACGTGGCAACAGGCCCTCCTCCCCATGGAAGCTGGTGCTTTTCCACCCAATCAAGATCACCGGAGAGGACTTGTTCGCCGCGTTCCACGACAAGAATGTGATCGGAAGAGGAGCATTTGGAAAGGTTTATCTGATCGTGTTACAAGACGGGCAAAAAGTCGCGGTGAAGCGGCTGTTCAGTTCAGCCAAGCTGACATTCAGAGAAGTGAAGAACGAGATGAAAGCGCTGGCGAAAATCCGGCACAAGAATATTGCCAAGATTGCAGGCTTCTGCTACTCGGAAGGGGAGGTCAGCGTCATATATGAATACTTTCAGAGAGGAAGCTTACAGGATATGATCTGTGCGCCGAAATTCGCGGTGGGATGGAACGACAGGTTGAAGGTTGCACTTGGAGTGGCTCAAGGATTGGCATATCTTCATCATGATTATACTCCTCGCATGCTGCACCGCGATCTGAAGTCGAGCAATGTGCTACTTGCCGATGAATTTGAGCCCAGGGTTGCTGGGTTTGGGATTCATCGTGTCGTTGGGGAAAAGGCGTACCGATCTTCCTTGGATTCGGATTTGAATGACAAGTGCTACATCGCGCCAG AGCAAAACTTCACAAAGAGCCCAACGAACCTCATGGACGTCTACAGCTTTGGGGTCATTCTCCTGGAGCTGATCACCGGAAGGCCAGCAGAGCAGCCGGCGTCCAAGGACTGCTCGGACATTGTTAGCTGGGTGCGGAGGCGGATCAACCTGATCGACGGCGCATCGCAGATACTCGACCCCAGCATTCCCCACACGGAGCAACAGGGCATGAAGGCTGCCCTGGAGCTCGCGGTGCGCTGCACGTCGGTGAAGCCTGACCAGAGGCCGGACATGTATCAAGTTGTGAGGTCGCTGCAGGCGCTGTAG
- the LOC119364588 gene encoding uncharacterized protein LOC119364588, whose product MPTRQWSIKFPNLAIASIPADETLGPDGLATIPRHSPPAAAVMPPFRRWADLPADLLCRIGDSLDLKCYASARGACTAWRCALSPPSPSLLVVLDDARCCPSAASLPTHRSFELKNILSGGRCVGSSNGWLALSVCLYGGQSMFSLFNPITATEILLPPLIYESRWVSKLVFAPNPARDDFAAAAICDIDRLAYVTAGARRWAILDPVRLSSGDQLADVVYHEKGRVYCLTRYGDVHVLRLPERRRRKPIVVEDPAGPSEPEMPLGRPSLSLQGRRQRNLRMLCYEHRRWREQQLPIATMKAAFCPDVFMPLRRVPPGSVGPDLNAPATVEPMLSECNLPFDPATCFAAPYNTVSVFTSAKNLVFCDGNLYQIWRNASCTVTLQLPGGGHRRVAENEILVLRYYPRRQPCWDAVTDLGGYSVFVGRNNAVSMYAEDVPGLKGNCVYWIGGRGRDQGMVFDMGTGRSTPCLPVAGAGVVPGPPQSTICWYFLSDIVNNCNISAGRKVYQTRARVRAEREQDLED is encoded by the coding sequence ATGCCCACCCGACAATGGAGCATAAAATTCCCCAACCTCGCAATCGCCTCCATTCCGGCAGATGAAACCCTAGGACCCGATGGCCTAGCCACCATTCCCAGACAcagcccgcccgccgccgccgtcatgcCGCCGTTCCGGCGCTGGGCGGATCTGCCGGCGGACCTCCTCTGCCGCATCGGCGACAGCCTCGACCTCAAGTGCTACGCCAGCGCGCGGGGCGCCTGCACGGCCTGGCGATGCGCGCTCTCGCCGCCGTCCCCGTCGCTCCTCGTCGTCCTCGACGACGCCAGGTGCTGCCCGTCCGCCGCGTCGCTCCCCACCCACCGCTCCTTCGAGCTCAAGAACATCCTCTCGGGGGGCCGATGCGTCGGCTCCAGCAACGGCTGGCTCGCCCTCTCCGTCTGCCTCTACGGCGGCCAGAGCATGTTCAGCCTCTTCAACCCCATCACCGCCACGGAGATCCTTCTGCCGCCGCTGATCTACGAGAGCCGCTGGGTCTCCAAGCTCGTCTTCGCGCCCAACCCCGCCAGGGacgacttcgccgccgccgccatctgcgACATCGACAGGCTCGCCTACGTCACCGCGGGGGCCAGGAGGTGGGCCATCCTCGATCCCGTTCGCCTCTCCAGCGGAGATCAGCTCGCCGATGTCGTCTACCATGAAAAAGGTAGGGTCTACTGCCTCACCCGCTATGGAGATGTCCACGTGCTCCGCCTGCCGGAGCGCCGCCGCAGGAAGCCTATCGTCGTCGAGGATCCAGCTGGCCCATCAGAGCCAGAGATGCCTTTAGGGCGTCCCTCACTCAGTCTTCAGGGAAGAAGACAGCGCAACTTGCGCATGCTCTGCTATGAACATCGTAGATGGAGAGAGCAGCAGCTTCCAATTGCTACAATGAAGGCTGCCTTCTGCCCAGATGTGTTTATGCCTCTTAGGAGAGTTCCTCCTGGATCTGTCGGACCGGATCTAAATGCACCGGCCACAGTCGAGCCCATGTTGTCTGAGTGCAACCTACCGTTCGACCCTGCTACCTGTTTTGCCGCGCCATACAACACGGTGTCGGTTTTTACTAGTGCCAAGAACCTGGTGTTCTGCGACGGTAACCTGTATCAAATCTGGAGGAATGCAAGCTGCACGGTTACTTTGCAGCTGccaggaggcggtcaccgccgtgtAGCCGAGAATGAAATACTTGTTCTCAGGTATTATCCCCGGCGCCAACCATGCTGGGATGCCGTGACGGACTTGGGAGGCTACTCGGTGTTTGTTGGGAGGAACAATGCGGTATCGATGTATGCTGAAGATGTTCCAGGACTGAAGGGTAATTGCGTGTATTGGATCGGCGGGAGGGGCAGGGATCAGGGCATGGTCTTTGACATGGGGACTGGGAGGTCTACACCTTGCCTTCCCGTTGCTGGTGCTGGTGTCGTTCCGGGGCCTCCACAGAGCACAATCTGCTGGTACTTTCTCAGCGACATAGTGAATAACTGCAacataagtgcaggaagaaaagttTATCAGACCCGGGCAAGGGTCCGGGCTGAACGTGAGCAAGATTTGGAGGATTGA